Genomic window (Scleropages formosus chromosome 16, fSclFor1.1, whole genome shotgun sequence):
TCTTCCAATTTAGTCTTACCAGGGCGATCATTCTCTGACATTCTCTGCTTGTCAAATTTATCCCAGGCAGCCAGCAGAAGATTGGGGTAAGAACCCTGTACACAGTGTAGGCTGAAGGGAGGGGGGGTAAAAAGCCTATTTTTACAGACAATTTccaaatttacacattttaaactgtGGGCCACTTGTCCATTTGTACGGTTTATTTGGCATCATAAGAATTACAAACTTCAAACCaaatttacttacttatttaacGCTATGAAACCTTGTGTTCTGTTATTCTCTCTTGCACCCAGACTGCTTAGTTCTCTAAAGGGAAATCAattcaaaatgttaatttatctGTGCACTATTGAGTTACTCAAAGTCATTTACATTGATAAAATGCCTTCAATCTAAATTCGTAAAGCTTTTATCAGCTTTTTATTATgacaatttttatattttatcagaCAAAATTGTATACCTactttgaaattattatttcatgAAGAATTTCCCCAAAGGTCTTCTGGTCTTCTCCATTGACTTTCTGATCACCCTCAATGGGTATGATCTGGTAAAGGGATCATACAATTATAATACCAGATGTTTTTGTCAAATTAACACATTAGAAAGGACAGGAACCAAACAAAGAGACACACCTTCAATGCCACAGTTTCCATGGAGTCATTGACTGTTGAAAACACTTCTCCAAATGTGCCCTCGCCAATCTTTTTGCAGAACTTCATTTTGTCCAGTGGAATGCACTGCTCAAAGGTAATGGGCCCTTCTTGTTGGCATTCATGGTACACTTTTTCTGCATCACTGATGTCCTCTGCGTAAGAGCACAACCCCTGGAAAACACACCAAGGCTTACTGCCAAAACTAAAGACTCTCAAGAAAAGCTCTGGATTCACAGGATTTATAGTTAAATATTCACAACACTAAGCCAAAAAtttaagctttatttaaaaaaataagcagtaaaGTGGCACAGCAGCTAGGGGTGGTGCCTCACATCCCAGTCTGTGGGTTCAGACGTATTCAAATCCAACACCATCAGTGTGAAGTTCGCAAGTTTCAACTGAACTGTTGTCTACACgtttaatgtataaatgaatgtgGGTGTGGTAGCCCTacgatggaccggcatcctaGACAGGGTGTGCTTCcgcctgcaccctgtgtttctgggatagaccACCACAACGTTGCATTAGGATAAGCAGTAATCAAtaatgaatcaatgaatgaaataataaaatgagatGAATCACTGTATTTGAAACCATGCCCCTGAGAAATTAAATAACTGTTCTCTAGCTCAAAGTTGCTCCATATAGAGCTTCTGACCTTCTCCAGCACCTTTGAGTAAAAAATATCCCATTTATTCCAAGccaattatttttcaaatacattCTACTATGATCTATGTACTTGTACTATTATTTAAATGAGTTGCTCCCAAATTCATTGCATTTTAACAATATTTCaaaagcttttattcatttgccCCTGAACATGCAAGTGACTGAATATAAATGAGAACTCACTAGAGGGGTTCCCGCTGTACTCATTGGCAGGCGTGACATCATGCATTGCAAGAATGGGGTGCATGGAGGACTGGCTGTGAGCTCTCTATTCGTGTCCACCAACCCCACCTCAGATGACAGGTTGTGGGAGAGCCGGAGTTTACGGGGAGTCATGAAAGCtgaggaagttttttttttaaaaaaaaaaaaaaaaaatcagcaccaGCTTTCACTTCCTAGCATATTCATCCAATAAAACAGGCAGAAGAATGTCTCTCAGAAAAGGATTTCAATAGCAGTATAAGCAGTTTATTGTGTCTGGAAGACAAAAACCTGAAGTTCccaccttttttcttcttgtgaaCAGATAGAGCTGCTTTCAGCTTCCTCCAGGTGTGAGTGGTCATGCAGGAAGGACTGAAGTTGGTCAAAAACGAGGACACATTCATCGGCTCTTTGTGCGTTGGGGTTGCAGGCAGTACATCGGCAGTACTCAGTAAACAGTTCTTCATAGAATCCTAAGAAATTACAGCCTTTTTAAACTATGGAAACACACAATGATGTtgatgcacgcacacacacacagtgataaTTAAAATAGACTAAAATAACTACAAAACTagcagaattttaattttgtaatatgCTTTACGGCAACAAAAAACAGATACAGCTTTTAACAACAAATCACACTTACAAGATATTTTTGGGTGTTAAGGCCAATATGGAAATCAAACAAAGAGGAATCTCCAGTCTTTGCTATGAAAGATCTGGTAGGACCTCCCGTTTTCCTCTGCTGATCATTCTTCTGAGTCCACCTGCTCACACTAAAACCGCTGATGCAGGCTTTCCTTCCTGTCCCTGGTCTGTCCTTGGGAGGTTCTGGAACTCTCAATCTGCCTGTAGTCCTTTCAACTACTGGGGACACGAGTTCTGACGAAAAACTCGATGTTCCTGCAGCACTTGAAACAAACACAGTTGACAGTCTCCTACGTACTGCACAGTTATTGTTTCCGCCGGTCCTTCTATGTTTCCTTTGTTTGGACCCATCCCTTTCAGGCTGTGGGGCCCTGTCACCCTGTATGTATTCTGACAAATCAAGGCGTTTGAGTGAAACGGTTGGCTGCATGGATATGTTCTTAGCTTTTAAGACCTCCTCAGTTGACTCAGTCTGTAAAGAAATGCAGGATGAGGCAGAAAAATTCTTCAATGAAGCATTATCTTGGCTACCTGGGTCATGATGTTCCATTTGAGAGGTGACAGAGAACAGGTCCCTGCTGTGATCATCTAATGGCTGGGTGtctgcttttaaaaagtgtgtcCGAGAGACACCATTAACAGTGGCCTCCAGAATTCCCTCTCTTGGACATTCAGGCTCATATTGCAGTGACTGGTCTGTGGTGGCAATGTACTTCTCCGGATCCATAGAGGCACTTGTCTGTCCTAACCTTTCACTGAACCAGTGATCACTTTTCTGACTTTGACTTGCCTTTTTGATGTTGCCAAGGTAAAAAAGACTACGATCGTTCCTGTGAACTTTGTCTCCAGACTGACTGTCATTACAAATAATCTCACAATCAGGGAAGGAGAAAAATTCTTCATCCTGTTTTTTGTCGCTCTGTTCCACTGAGTCACGTGAGATGACAGAATGTTGCAAATGTACCACAGGATTTGAAGTCCTACACCGATCCTTTACTGCTGGAATCAGAGTGTCTAAACATGTCTTGGCAGACACAAAATTACAATCCCTGCTCAACTCAACAGAAACATCTTTACTGGAAAACAATTGGCTCCCCTTTGTTTTACCACTGTTTGCACTTGCAGTATCACAGTCAGTGTGAGAAAAAAGTTCCTTGTTCTTCTGTGCAGCCATTGCAGTTCTCTTGCAGGCACTCAGCTCTCCACTTTGCTCACCGAGAGACAAATTCTCCCTGAATGAGATCCCTTTCTGTAATTTCAGGTGGTTTCCCACCAAACCTCTTAATTCACATGAGTTGGGGAAAATCATGCTTCTGTCTGACTCCATGCTGGACTTGAAGGCATCCTCTCCTTCATCATTGCTAAAGGATATTTCACTGACAGAAGGCTCATAACGCCTAAAACTAGGCTTAGGCACCAGAGAAGGGGTGCTTGATAATAAGGGCTTTCTGTAGCAACTTCTCAGAACCCTGTCACCTGTCATGTTTAAGGATTGCTCTCTTAAAACAATTCTAGCCCTGCTAAGGTCTGAGCCTGTCTCTTCCAAAAACAATTGCTCTTTACAGATTGGCTTCCTCTTGGCAACACGCTGATGAGGGGCACGAGGTTTAATGAAGTCCTCTATTGAATCTGCACTACTTTCAAAAACACAGACCTgtattaacaaaacaaaaaaaagaatgtttgaATTGGTAGCAATCACTTTCACAAGCAACCCAAGCAAAATCTCAACGAGGCAAAAGTCTTAcattctcttttcttttaacatttcttGAATTTATCAACTTCTGTTTTTCAAGCTGCTTTCTTCTTCGATTTGTGACAAATCTGCCTAAATCTGCCAACAGCTGTGGAGTGTTGTCTGGCCTTCAAGAAcgaagaaaataaacaaaagataaCATTGAAATATCTTCATGAACCTTTAAGAAGTCTAGTTTAGAATAAACATCAGCCATGAACAATTTGAAATCtaaccaaacaaaaacacattagcACAGACTGCATTTTACATGTGAATTTTAAACCATATATTCAGTTATGAAATAAGGTGCAAGTGTTCCCAGAATGACATCTTGACCCATAAACATTTAACATGTCATGAAAATGTCTTCATACAAAACTACACTCTTACTTTACACTTTTTTGTGCTCTTCCCACACAAGAGCTCTGTTGCCTTTCTTCTTTGCTATTATATGGGCTCTTGTCTTCCCTTTCAGAAGTGCTCAGTATTGACAACTTCTTCCTCTTTGTCACCAGCTTTGGTAATGTGATCTTTAGTGGGTCTTCTCTGTTAACACAAAACCACCTTTTCACTTCAATCCACCTGAAGAAATAAGGAGCActgcatgcattcattcatcCGTCTGGCagtttgtccactgcagggtcaaaGTGGCCCAAAGCCTTTACCAAAACCCAAGGATATGCAGCAAGGGTACACCTTGGGCAGGAGGACaacacaccagtccattgcaaggaaaTCACAAGGACAGTcattccttctctctctctctcactcataaacacacacactcactaagCGGAGTTTAACGTTAACAATTCACCAGAAACGTGCCTTTAGACTGTGACAGGAAAATGGAACACccagagaaaacaggaaaacttcacaaagactgagcaggattcaaatccaCATTCAAACCTAAAGCTTAGAAGGTGTGAAGCAACAGAGCAAAAGAATGTTCCATTATTTCAGCCTTTAGAGGAGCATTTCATTGTGCAAGTATTGTTTACCTGTTGGTAACAGGTGTGTGTTCAGTCACAGAAGTTTACTATATTTaaccaaaaagaaaagtggTTTTTCAGATCTATaatcacacattttttattgttagcCAACCTTTTCTGGTCATTTTCAGAGGGTTCAGAGGGTggagggaaaatattttcatcatcatcgtctttttctttcaaagcagTAAGGGCTTTTTGTTTGGCTGCCCGTGTTGACCTGGAAGAAGCTGTGGACTTCAGTTTCCTGaataaaacaagagaaaaatgtttaagCTTGTCTGAGAACCACATCATTACAAGACACGTTAATAGTCATAGCAAGACAGTATGAAAATTAACGTAACATGTCAACACACATATTAGGCATTCAGCAAGCAGAGTGGGAGGGgcggtaaaaaaaaaggaaaaccatAATTACATAGCACAGTGAAAATACTGGACAAACCCACTTCTTCCTCTTTGGTAGCTGACTGCTGCTCATCATGCTGAAGGAGAGATCTGATGAGGAAGTGCTTGAGAACACATTTTTCCTGACGTCAGGAGACAGCCACGTTTCCACCTTCCTTTTGTGCTTCCCGTAGGTTTTCAGATACACAGGACCGTTTCCCTTGAACACACTCATCTCGGAGATACTGAAAGCACAAGACAAACCTGGAGATATATCCAAGTATTAAAGTGGATTGAGTTTacacttttacacatttttttcatcatttaaagCACTCTCTGCATATCTCCTTcgaatcatgttttctttttgtgtcaCCCAGCTAACTACTTGTGGGTTTCAGAGACTCAGTGGTTACACAAGAACAGTTAATAATGTGCAGCGCATCATTTACTGACATACAATTCTAGCAAATCATATCCACAAGAGAGCTATGCACTGCAATAATGTGAGATGAGCCATTTTCCAtgcacaaaatgtttaattttaatctgaaacttgaaccagcaacctttcaGTAAAAGGTCCATCTGTTTCACtagtatgccacctgctgacatAAGTTAACACTCAGccacaatattattattagttataaattgacttaagtctttttaaatctagaattcccaggaggggtAGGCAGCCACGTGCACTCAGACCACAAGAGGTCCCCCCCCCTTGACTTTCAGtctggagtttttttgttcctttcctccacatCCAGAAggcttacttatagctttaatgactgcatggataatgtattactagTACAGTAGTCCAATATCTTATTTGTTTAGTTAACTAATCCACCaagacagctagtagtgtagtggttacagctactgcctttggacccaaagggtgcaggttcgaatctccccTCTGGCTAGTACCCTGAGTTGAGCAAGCAACGTACCCTAAATCGTTCCACAATTGCCAAACTGTATAAAAAACTGTAAGTacctgtaaattgccttggaaaaaagcgtcagtATGATAGCAACTTGTACCAACCGATAATATGAATAATTAACAACGCATAATGATCCGGACTCTGAGACTGACCGAGGTCATGACtacatcatgatcatgatggggggggggggggaagtagCAGGTGGAATAAATTGGTAACGCTGCATATGAAACGTTTTCAGAGGCACCAGTTGGAcgtgtttttttaaactgtcatcGAATATCGTTACTAACGGTTTTAAtctgttctttttattcttttcctccTGCCACACGTTTACAATCAAtcatgtgaatgtgaatgtgacGTGACTCACGCCTGTCCCGGAAATGACCAtagaaaatgatttatttttattggatTCCAAATCTACGTAACAAATTGCATAATAACAACCATTTTACTAAATTGGACTCAGTGATTTTAtagcacaataaaaacaaaacaacatggctcatacactacagtacagacAGACGAGTTAGAGACTAAGAGAGaggcgcaaaaaaaaaaaagtcagactcACCAAACTTACAAAACAAAGCCGGGTCTCTTCGACTCCGAGATATGACACATGAGGCTGTAAATTCGTGTACAGTTACACAAGTTAGAATAAAGCTAATAATACCAATGTCTGAATTTCCTAAAACTCTAATTTAGCTAACATTTTGATGCTAATTTTCCTGATCGCAGTGGAACGCGCCTTCCGTTCAAACCGAGTGACCATTCTGATTGGTTCTTTGAGTCACATGGGATCGGTGG
Coding sequences:
- the haspin gene encoding uncharacterized protein haspin; this encodes MTGDRVLRSCYRKPLLSSTPSLVPKPSFRRYEPSVSEISFSNDEGEDAFKSSMESDRSMIFPNSCELRGLVGNHLKLQKGISFRENLSLGEQSGELSACKRTAMAAQKNKELFSHTDCDTASANSGKTKGSQLFSSKDVSVELSRDCNFVSAKTCLDTLIPAVKDRCRTSNPVVHLQHSVISRDSVEQSDKKQDEEFFSFPDCEIICNDSQSGDKVHRNDRSLFYLGNIKKASQSQKSDHWFSERLGQTSASMDPEKYIATTDQSLQYEPECPREGILEATVNGVSRTHFLKADTQPLDDHSRDLFSVTSQMEHHDPGSQDNASLKNFSASSCISLQTESTEEVLKAKNISMQPTVSLKRLDLSEYIQGDRAPQPERDGSKQRKHRRTGGNNNCAVRRRLSTVFVSSAAGTSSFSSELVSPVVERTTGRLRVPEPPKDRPGTGRKACISGFSVSRWTQKNDQQRKTGGPTRSFIAKTGDSSLFDFHIGLNTQKYLDSMKNCLLSTADVLPATPTHKEPMNVSSFLTNFSPSCMTTHTWRKLKAALSVHKKKKAFMTPRKLRLSHNLSSEVGLVDTNRELTASPPCTPFLQCMMSRLPMSTAGTPLGLCSYAEDISDAEKVYHECQQEGPITFEQCIPLDKMKFCKKIGEGTFGEVFSTVNDSMETVALKIIPIEGDQKVNGEDQKTFGEILHEIIISKELSSLGARENNRTQGFIALNNLHCVQGSYPNLLLAAWDKFDKQRMSENDRPDFFPDDQLFLILEFEFGGCDLENLNCKLSSLAQAKSILHQVTIALAVAEQALCFEHRDLHWGNILVKNTTEKKGTYILNRVPHNFETNGVLVNIIDYSLSRLEIDGLTVSCDISADEELFMGQGDYQFDIYRKMREENNNSWSEYNPHTNVLWLHYLADKLLHMNYKSKSLSKPMKVLKKNMTNFYHEVLGFKCAASVLEGSSLFK